Proteins from one Ornithobacterium rhinotracheale genomic window:
- a CDS encoding M23 family metallopeptidase: MKRNINIRYFFFSALFLLVNVANAQFNTISKKPFQEQEFEVSKKGENNVTEEKEKKPDKKKRKFRLFKSNSKRKSELQQELDSLKNILVKKGLEGLSNNYEFDTERIEDSIVSIVTKKISQIQVKKQSQPRIFDNIEEPTIEEEDLKIAMPIDNKIYITSPFGVRAHPIFGSTRMHNGIDIRAKYEYVRSVLDGEVVEAGWDSKGGGNYIKIKHSDRFETAYMHLSQIYYKVGEKVKAGFIIAKSGNSGNSTAPHLHFAVKEYGKFINPTKFLNQLINANNLIQNQRYYGKK, from the coding sequence ATGAAGCGTAACATTAATATAAGATACTTTTTCTTTTCTGCATTGTTTCTACTTGTAAATGTAGCTAATGCACAATTCAATACGATTAGTAAGAAGCCCTTTCAAGAACAAGAGTTTGAAGTTTCAAAAAAGGGAGAAAATAATGTAACGGAAGAAAAAGAAAAGAAACCAGATAAAAAGAAAAGAAAATTTAGGTTATTCAAATCTAACTCCAAGAGAAAATCTGAGTTGCAACAAGAATTAGATTCTTTAAAAAATATTTTGGTAAAAAAAGGATTGGAGGGATTAAGCAATAATTATGAGTTTGATACTGAAAGAATAGAAGACTCTATTGTTTCAATAGTTACTAAAAAGATAAGTCAAATTCAAGTGAAAAAGCAATCACAACCGAGAATATTTGACAACATTGAAGAGCCAACGATAGAGGAGGAAGATTTAAAAATAGCAATGCCTATTGATAACAAAATTTATATAACATCTCCATTTGGGGTTCGGGCGCATCCCATATTTGGAAGCACAAGAATGCACAACGGAATTGACATAAGGGCTAAATATGAGTATGTGCGCTCCGTTTTAGACGGAGAAGTTGTTGAAGCTGGTTGGGATAGCAAAGGAGGTGGAAACTATATTAAAATAAAACATTCAGATAGGTTTGAAACAGCATATATGCATTTATCTCAAATTTACTACAAAGTAGGAGAAAAAGTAAAAGCAGGATTCATCATAGCTAAAAGCGGAAATTCTGGAAATTCAACCGCGCCACATTTGCATTTTGCCGTTAAAGAATATGGGAAATTCATCAATCCTACAAAATTTTTAAATCAATTAATCAACGCAAATAATTTAATTCAAAATCAAAGATATTATGGAAAAAAATAA